The Anaplasma platys genome segment ACCAGCCCTGCTCCCGCATCTTCAGCAATGCTTTTGGTTACCTGTTGTATCTTCTCGTATACCTGACCGAGCGCATTGTTATACATTAACTCTAGCTCTGACATCTTGCCTTCGGCATCGCGGTTGACCTTTTCCACTTCAGCTCGAAACTCCGCTACCTTTTTCTCAAAAGCCTCGGTACTCAAAATATTTTTCTTCTTTATCAGCTCAGCTTCTTGTTTTTGTAGTTCCTGGCCTTTCCGTGAAAAAGCACCCGTTATTTCTGTTCTTCTCCGGTCAACTTGGGCCCTAATATCCTTCGCCACCAGTGCTTCCCCATATACCCTTTCTGCGTCCACGAAAAGCAAATATCTGCTCCCATTCTCAACAGAGTGCCCGCTCGTAGAATTGAGCACTAAAATCATAATAAGCAGCCCACCCAACAACTGCGCCGCCCATGTTGTTACCCGCATCGCTAGATCCCCGTATCCGTTGTGATTCTCATTGTATCTCGTACGTCAAACTTCTCCATTACTAGAGGAAAGCCAAAATCGACTCTTATAGGGCCAAAAGGTGACCTCCAAGAAAAACCAAACCCTATCGACACCCTTGGTAGGGTACTAGTCTTATATCCATCTGTATCTGCATAGTCTAGGCCATATAGGCTTGCTACATCACAAAACACCGACCCACGTATACCAAGATTCTCTGGCAACCCTACAGGAAAATCAAATTGCGCTGTTGCACTGTAGTACATTTTTCCGCCAAGTGCCTCGAGAGTTACACTATCCCGCGGCCCAATCCCCGTAGAAGAGAAACCGCGTATTTCGTTGCTTCCTATGAAGAACCTTTGTCCTATTTTTACATGCTGTCCTTTATAGGCGAACACATAGCCACCAGTAAGTTTCACCTTTAAGATCAAATCCGGGTGGATTTTCTTAAACACGTTGTACAGATGCGAACTTGAAGCCTCCGTTTTCACATAGTGCAGATTGCCTCCTATCCCCGACAGGGACTGATTCAACCGCGCATATACACCACTCCGCGGCATATAAGCACTGTCCAAACTGCTGTAAATGACCCCATAACCTATCGATGAATCAAAGTGTTCACCTTCTTGTTCCTTTATATATCGGGAAGCATTTATCCCGATGTTATGCACACTATGGTACTTATAGTAGTACTGCAGTGATGTTGCCACACGATCAGTTACGCTCGCAGTGAGCCTAGTCGAAAACCCGGCGTTTGTGCTACTGAAAGGTGAATCTTGCGTGTACAAGCCACCAAGTTTCTTCTTGCCCGCAGCACCATGACTGTTATAGAACGTTCCCACTCCTAGAGAAACGTCACTTTCCAAGAAATTCGGGGTCAAAAGATCCAACGCAGCCGACAAGCCAGTCATCGATCTCATCAGATCAAAGCTTACAACCTTGCCAGTCCCCAGCAGGTTCCGTTCCTTGATGCTTATCTTCCCGACCAACCCACTGGCCGGCGCGAAACCAGCCCCGATGTCAAACGAGCCCGTACCGCGCTCCTTTACCTTTATATTAATGTCCACAGTATTTTCAGTCACCTTTTCTGTGTCCATCTCCACGGTTTCAAAAAAGTCAAGGTTAAGCAGCTTTCTTCGAGTATTGTGTAGTGCGAAAGAGCTATAGATATCGCCTTCAGAAAAGGTTAGCTTCTGTCTTATCACCAAATCCTGAGTTCGTGTGTTTCCTATTATGTTAACTTTTCGAATATACACACTCTGCCCGAGAACTACTTTGTACTTCACATCAACGACATCATCGCGAACTTCAAAATCGTTCTGTACTGAAGCAAACAAATTGCCTTTTTCTTTAAGATACGCGGTTAACAGTGCAGCAGTTTTTTCCACCAGCGCCAAGTTGAAGACTTCCCCCTCGCGCATCAAGAGCATGCCAGTCAGACGCTTTTCCACACTTGCTTTTTCAGCGGGATTGTCGTCAATGTCCACGAATGCCTTGCCAAAAGTGTACTTCTTACCTTCTTCAACAGAAAACACAATAGTAGCTCGCGTTTTCGTGGGATCCAGTTCAGTCACCACTGAACGGACCTTAAAGTCCAAATATCCACGACTCGTATAAAAGTCCCTGAGCAGCGATTGATCCACCAATAACCGCTCTGTGTGAAGCCTTGTTCTGTTACTAAAATAACCCATAAGGTCCGTTATCACCCGTTCCCGTGAAGCCAGTATCCCGCGCAGCACGTTCTCAGAGAATGCACTATTTCCCACGATTCTGATGTTGCCGATGCGAGCGGCCACGCCTTCTTTTATCTTAATTATTACGTCAACAGTGTTTTGCGGTGCAGATTTTACCATATAGTCTATGTGCACATTCAAAAAGCCGCGCCCGTGGTACAATGCACGCAGATTAGCTATATCACGTTGCAACTTGCCTTCTGAAAAGACGCTCAACTTCCTGATCCTTAACAGATCGTTCTCCAGATCTTTATTACTAAACTCACTGTTCCCCGTTACCTTTACTTCCCGCACTATCGGGCGCTCTTTGACGGAGATCACCAGAGTGTCATCTTCCACCGTTACATCTACTGTCACAAACAGCGTAGAGGCATGTATCTGTTTTATTATGGCATCAATGTTTTCTTCCGTAGCTTCCATTGGCAAAGCTGTCTTAGCGTAGAATTCAACCGTCCCGGCATCAACACGCTCATTTCCCTCAACGCGAATCTTTGTCACAGGTGCAGCTTCGCCCGTGACAGCATTAAAGCAAAAACCGGCCCAGAACATAAAAACAAAAAAGTATCTCATATGCCTCATTTCAAAATGCTCTTCACGTCATTGAAGGTTACAAAAACCATTAGGGATACCAGAAGTACAAAACCCACTGCCATCACTATACTGCAGTACCTAGGATCAAAAGTTTTGCGTCGAAAAATTCCCTGCAGCGCGTACTGTAAAACATACCCACCGTCAAGCATTGGCAGAGGCAACAGATTTATTACCCCAAGATTTGCTGAGATCAACCCCACAAAACGCAGCCCCTCCTGCTGTCTTATTGCTTCGCCGGAGTGCTTTGCTATCCGCACTGGGCCACCTAGCTCGTCAACACTTCTTGTTCCTGTGACAAGCTGCACCACGGCCATCAACGTTATTTTTATGATTCTGTAAACGCAACCTACCGATTCAGTCGCAGCCCGCGTCACACTTAATCGACGCCTTTTTGCATCTTCCGGGGATGTACTCGCAGCAATACCAAGCTTTCTAGAATCATTGGTCCAGTTGTCCGGCCCAAGTGTAATATTGTGCCGCTTGCCATCCCGCACAAAGTCAATGGTTATGTAGTCACTCTCGCTTCCTGCTATGAAGTGCCTGATCTCCTCGAACCACGTTACCTGATTTCCGGACACCGCAACTATCCGATCCCCCACGGAAAGCCCAACAATCTCAGCTGTGCTGCCAGGCATAACGCTGCCCACTACCGACACAGGGGTCATAACCCCTCTAGTGCCGAAAAGGATAAAAAAAACCAACACTGAAAACAAAAAATTGGCTGCAGGCCCAGCAAACGCTATCGCTGCTCGTTGCCACAGTGGTTTTTCGTTCAAGGCACAGGCCTTTTCTGTTTCTGTCATAGCGCTGCCTAGAGCATCGCCAAACATCTTGACGTACCCTCCTACAGGCACTAGGCTAAACTTCCACCTTGTTCCAGCCCCGTCAGTAACGCCGAACAACTCTGGTCCAAATCCCAGAGAGAAGGTCTCTATCTTAACCCTACAGAGCTTAGCGACCAGGTAATGCCCATATTCGTGCACAAACACCACCACGGACAGTACGAGGAGGAAAGAGGCAACGTAGAATGAACCCTCCTGGAAAGCGCCGACAGCCCGCGCTAAGGACGACATAAGGCTACTCAACAAGCTTGAAATCAGGAGCATGTTATACCATATTTATATCCTTGACAACACTATTGTGAGGTATAAAGTTCCTGAGTGGTGGCTTGAGTGGCGTGTGTATATCCCTATGAGTAGCGCTTCCAGTGTGGAGACAAGAAGGAGGTTGTTTTATAGGAGTGCACACCGTGGGTGTAAGGAGATGGACATACTTCTCGGAGCCTTTGCCGGTAACAATCTTCACCTACTGAGGGCTGAGAAGCTGGCTAATTATGAGGTCATCGTGGACCTAGATGATGAGACTCTGTACTCCTACATTGTGGGTAGAGTAGAAGTGCCGGACAATATAGACCGAGAGTTGATAGGGCTGATAGCAGATTATGCCCGCAGAAAGTAGAAAAGTTGTGTTTGGAGTATTACGGGTATGAATACAGAGCTCTTGAATGTGTTTCTGTTGGCATTTGGTGGTGGGGCTCTACTGAATTTCATGCCGTGTGTATTTCCTATTCTTTCGCTTAAGATAATGTCATTGGTCAGGCAGAGAACAGAGGGCAGGGAAGGCGTCGTGCAGGACTGCCTTTTCTATGCTGCTGGGGTTTTGCTAAGCATGTTGTGCCTGACTGGGGCATTGCTTGTGTTGCGTGCCACAGGTAGTTTTTTGGGTTGGGGATACCAGCTTCAGTCACCAATGCTGGTGACTGCCTTGCTCTACATAACCTTTCTCATGGGTCTGTCTTTTTCCGGGTGGTATGAAGTGCATTTGGGGGCTTTTTGGAGGGCTAACCCCATGGGTGGTAGATATGTTGAGAGCTTTATGGCAGGTGTGCTATCAACGGTGATAGGAACTCCATGTGCTGCTCCTTTCATGGTGTCAGCAGTGAGTGTGGCGCTCTTGCAGCCTGGTTGGTATTCTTTGTTCGTTTTTCAATTTATGGGGCTGGGAATAGTTTTCCCCTATCTTATGTTTGCGCTAGTTCCGGGAGCTGTAACACTGCTACCTAAGCCTGGTAAGTGGACAGAATATTTAAAGCAATTTCTGGCATTTCCCATGTATCTGACTTCTGTCTGGCTTTTGCATGTCCTTGTTAGCCAGAAAGGTGTTGCCGTGTTGTTTCCCGCGCTCTGTTCGGTAGTGGCTCTGGTACTGTTAATTTGGCTCCTTAGGTGTGTTGCTGAGGTAGGAAAGATCTCGCAGGGAGTGGCGTTGCTGTTGACGGTGGCTATGTTGGTTTTCTCATCCATATATATAGGTCAGAGTGCTACAGAAAACCCTTCGAACATTGCCGACCCTGTTGATACGCAGTTTTCAAGTGCCAACTTACAGCGCCTGCTCGATGCTGGGGAAAACGTGTTTGTGGCCGTGGGTGCGGAGTGGTGCTTGCTATGTAAGACCAATGAGGTTCTCATAGGTTCAGAGAAAGTGCGAGAAGTTTTCCGCGCATACAATGTTAAGTATGTCCAGGCATCCTGGACTAAAATGGATCCTGAAGTTACCGATTACCTGCGAAGTGTGGGATATGGTAGCGTGCCATGTTATGTTTTATACGTTAAGGGAAAGAGGATTAAGGAACAGCTTCCCACCCAGCTTTTAAGTGATGAGAAGCTCGTATCATTTCTTGTGAAAAACCTAGAAGATCGCTAGAGGACAGGTGCTAGGTCGTTGCTTGATCCGGAGCGAACAGCGAACGCACCTTGTGGTAAAGCGACATTAGGTGATCGCAAATTCTGCAAGGCTTGCTGATACCTTTCAGGGCATAAACAGGCACGGTATACTCTGACAGTGTCCCTGATTTTACTAACAGTGTTCCCACCTCTTCCCCTTTTTTCACAGGAACATCGAGGTCGCTCTTTGGGGAAATAAAAGCTTTTACCTCATGCCGAAAATCTTTAGGATGTGATACAATAACATCTTGTGTCACTAGTACTGGAAGCTTAACGAACGCGTGTTTTTGTATAGGTATTGTGCCTACAGTGCTGCCCGCGTGAAATATTGTCTGAATGTCGAACTTGTTAAACCCATACAAGATGAGTTTTTTTGTTTCGTATGCTCTCGCGAGCTCAGTTTTTAAACCATTTATCACCACTAAAACGCGGCGATTGTCCCGGTGTGCTGAGGCAATCATGCCGTAGTCACCACTGGGAGTATGCCCGGTCTTTATGCCATCTACCATTATGTTATTGTAGTTCAAAAGTGCATTGTAATTTTTCTGAGTTTTCCCGTTGTAGGAAAACTGCTTTTCTCCGAAGAAGTAGTAATACTCTGGGAAATCCTGCAACATGCGCACAGCCAGAGTTAGCATGTCTCGCACGGACATGGAGTTAAGGTTAGGCCAACCAGTAGCGTTTTTAAAGGTGCTATTTGTCAAATGCAGCTCTTGTGCGACCTTGTTCATTTCATCTACGAACGCTTCCTGTGAATTATAGAGTCCCTCAGCAAGAGTAATGGATGCATCGTTTCCCGATGCGACTGCGGTGCCCATTATAAGGTCATGCACCTTTACCATTTGTCCCTCTTCGAAAAAAGCTGATGGTGGGCCTGCTCGTACGGCGTTTGCGGAAACTTTTAAGCTGTCATCGAGACTTAGTTTGCCGGCTTTTAGGTGTTGAAACACTATATATAGCGTCATTAGCTTGCTCATAGAGGCTGCCGAAGTTGGAGTGTCTATGTCTCTCTCGAACAATATGGTCCGTGTCCCATATTCGTAGACGACTATGTGCGGCGCCCTTACGTGCCGGGAAATCGCAAACGAACTCCACGGCATGAGAAGCGTCAAGACGCAGAAACAAACCTTCAATAATTTTAAAAGGACTTTGTTGTGGTGTGCTGTCACAAAAAACCACGGAAATTAATTGGGGCAGTTATACTATGCATATGTAATGATCAACAATAAAAAACTTTTTTGCCCGAGACTATTGGCACATTTATGCGCACATTAGTGATTGAGCATGTGAAAATACCGGCTTTTAACTGCACCTCGGCAAAGGTTAAATGCTATGCACACTAGTTCACCGCAGCACGCCACTAGGGTATGGAAGATTGGATGTTGAACGATTGTTAGTGTTGTGTATCCCAGATACTATACATTAAGCGTTCGATTTCAATGCTATAAAGCGTAGTAAGTAACACGTGGTCTGTTCCGAATTCACAGATGCCTTGGGATACCAGCACCCGTGGCTGACTGGTTAAGCCAGCAAATAAGGTAAGCGCGCATGCACACGGCTGTTCTCCGGGTTGATGCTCATAAGTTATGAGAGCACGATCCAGCCGACATTTCACCCCTGTTTTTAAGTTATAGAGCACCAAGTTGGTTGCCAAGAGCTACATAAGTTGGGGGTTGATGACTCGCGTTTGTTATGCATTAGGAACGCAATTTGCTTGGTTATTGTGTGTATTTAGTGTTTTGCTTCTTCAAGCAGGTATATTACTGCCGTGATCGAAGATGGCCCATTCAGTGTTCCCTAGAGAGGGCATTTTTGTAGTGTATCTAGCTGTTGCCTCGACTTTTATTTGTCATTGCCGGTTAAGGTTGGCATAGATTACTGCTAAAAGGATGATGAGTAGTAGGGAATGTTTCAAAGTTATGATGGTATTGCTCCCAGGGTTGATAAGACGGCATTTGTCGCTAGCAATGCCTCTATTATCGGTGATGTGGTCATTGGAAAAAACGTGAGTGTGTGGTACGGAGTGGTGCTGCGTGGTGACGTAGACAAAATATTTGTGGGAGAAGGAACTAATATACAAGACAACACTGTTGTTCACACTGATAGCGAACATGGCAAGACGGCAATCGGCAAATTTGTTACGGTGGGGCATGGGTGCATCTTGCATGCTTGTACTGTGATGGATCGGGCCTTTGTGGGTATGGGGTCCACCGTTATGGATCGCTCCATCATGGAAGAAGGCAGTATGTTGGCGGCCGGATCATTGCTCACCCGAGGTAAGGTAATTAAGTCTGGTGAGCTTTGGGCAGGAAGGCCAGCAAAGCTATTGCGTGTAATGTCGGAAGAGGAGATTTTACATCTGCAAAAGTCCGCGGAAAGCTATATAGAGCTATCGCGCAAATACCTGGAGCCTAGCGTCTGATCTGTGTTTGACATTAGAGGATTCTGGTGAGTATACTCCACTCCAGTCTGTCGTTATAGTAGTAGTTCTGGTTTCTTATGGGTGAGTCTGTAGAGGTAAAGGCCGAAAATCTTGGGGGTGAATCTATATTAGAAGCTCCAGTAAGGGTATTGAAGAAAGTTGGTGATGTTGTCACTGACGAGGAAGTGCTCTTTATCGTTGAGACGGATAAGTCATCGTTGGAAATAGCAGCGCCCGTGAGCGGTATGATAGCTGAGTTACGTGTTGCTGACGAAGAGATTGTGACCCGGGGACAGGTGCTGGCGGTAATTACGCAGCAAGAAGCTGGTGCTACTGTTCCTTCTGCGGGGCATGGGAGCGCTGGTGTTGGTGAGTCAAGGAAGGAAGCTCCAGATGGCGCTGAGGAGAGTCCTAAAGAGTCTGTAGAACACAAGAGCGCAGTTTCGACTCAGGGATTGGGAACCCCAAGTGTTAGTGATTTCATTGCGGGTATGGGATCTACGCCCGCGGGGCGCGCTTTGAAAAAGTCTTGTGAGGCGCGCAGTGATGTCAACATAAGAGCGGAAGTTAGTGTTACGGCGCCCTTAGGTGTTGCAATTGTAGGCGGTGAAAGGCGGGTCAAGATGAGTAAGATCCGTCAAGTGATTGCGGCGCGGTTGAAGGAGTCACAGAACACAGCTGCCATTCTAACCACCTTCAATGAGGTGGATATGAGCAGTGTAATGGCGTTGCGTGCCAAGTACAAAGATAATTTCATGAAGAGGTATGACGTCAAGCTAGGCTTCATGTCATTCTTTATCAAGGCGGTTGTTCTTGCGCTTGCGGAGATACCGGTTCTCAATGCGGAAATCTCTGGCGATGAGATAATATATAAGGACTACTGTAATATCGGAGTTGCTGTGGGTACGGACAAGGGGTTGGTGGTACCCGTAATCAAGGGGGCTGATTCCATGTCTCTTGCCGAAATGGAGAGGGCTCTTGTTGATCTTAGTGTAAAAGCGAGAAGCGGCAAGATCTCTGTTGCCGATATGTCTGGTGCGACCTTCACCATCACAAACGGTGGTGTTTATGGATCGCTGTTGTCTACCCCTATAATTAATCCTCCGCAGTCTGGTATATTGGGGATGCATGCTATCCAAGATCGTCCGGTTGCGATTGATGGGAAGGTGGAGATCAGGCCTATGATGTATCTTGCGCTTTCTTATGACCATAGAATAGTTGACGGGCACGGGGCTGTGACATTTTTGGTTAGGGTGAAGCAATATGTTGAAGATCCCAGTAGGATGGCATTAGGTATCTAGGGGTCTGCCGCATGGGGCGCAATGTAATTACCAGACACTCTAAGGAAGATTTTGTGCATATGCGCCGGGCGGGCGTGTTAGCAGCTCAGGTGCTGGATTACATAACTCCTCACGTGTTACCTGGTGTCACAACGAACGCACTTAACGATCTATGTCATGATTTTATAGTCTCCAAGGGAGCCATTCCTGCACCGTTAGGCTATAGAGGCTATCCCAAATCTATATGTACTTCGAAAAATTTCGTTGTTTGTCACGGAATTCCCGATGATGTGGCGCTCAAAGATGGGGACATAGTGAACATAGATGTTACGGTAATCCTCGATGGTTGGCATGGTGACACTAGTAGGATGTACTGGGTTGGCGATAATGTGTCTGTCAAGGCTAAGCGTGTGTGTGAGGCTAGCTATAAAGCTATGTGGGCGGCTATTAATAGAATAAGACCCGGGAAGCAGCTGAATGTTATAGGATTGGCTATCGAAGAGGAAATAAGCAAATATGGGTATTCGATAGTGACTGACTACTGTGGTCACGGTATTGGGAAGGAGTTTCATGCGCCGCCGAATGTGGTTCACTATTATGATCCGGATGATGATGTGATCATAGAAGAAGGCATGTTTTTTACCGTGGAGCCCATGATAAATTCTGGTAAACGCCATACGGTGCTTGATCGCAAGGATGGGTGGACGGTATCCACTAAGGATTTTTCGCTTTCGGCGCAGTTTGAACACACTTTGGGAGTTACTTCAGATGGAGTTGAGGTATTTACTGTATCTCCAAAAAATTGGAACTTTCCTCCTTATCTATAGAGCTTTGACCTAAGCCTTGCCAGACGATAGGGTCGTATTCGTGGGTGTGCGTATGTACCATTGGTTCGTGTTGCTATGAGGGTTTAGTTTGTGCTATGGGCTCGACAAAGCTTGCAGTTTTATTAGAAGAAGCTACTTCAATCCTGGGGAGGGTCGGCGCCGGAACGCCAATCCTGGATGCTACCCTTATCGCTGGACATGTTTTCTCGCTAAGTAACATAGAGATCATTACCAATCCTGACCTTGTGGTCAGAGAAGCAAAAGCCAAAGAGTTTTTTGAAGCCATAGCCCGGAGGATAGCCGGTGTTCCGGTATCGCACATTTTGCACAAGAGAGAATTTTGGAGCATGGATTTTAGGGTTTGTTCTGATGTTTTGGATCCACGGCAAGATACCGAAACAGTAATTTCTACCGCAATAGATTTATATACCAATCCTGGTTGCAGAATTACCATTGCGGATCTTGGTACAGGGACAGGGTGCATCATAATTGCGTTGCTTTCGCACTATAAAAATGCTGTAGGCGTCGCATATGAAAAAAGTGCTAGAGCGTATCGCGTTGCATTACAAAACTTGCAGAAATATGACATGGCCAGAAGGGTTCGCCTGTGCAGAGCAAGCTGGGAGCGGTGTAGAGGCAAGTTTGACCTGATAGTCAGCAATCCACCATACATCAAGAGGTCAAAGCTTGCGGGGTTGCAGCCCGAAGTGAGGTGTCATGAGCCTATTCAAGCTCT includes the following:
- a CDS encoding D-alanyl-D-alanine carboxypeptidase family protein, with translation MPWSSFAISRHVRAPHIVVYEYGTRTILFERDIDTPTSAASMSKLMTLYIVFQHLKAGKLSLDDSLKVSANAVRAGPPSAFFEEGQMVKVHDLIMGTAVASGNDASITLAEGLYNSQEAFVDEMNKVAQELHLTNSTFKNATGWPNLNSMSVRDMLTLAVRMLQDFPEYYYFFGEKQFSYNGKTQKNYNALLNYNNIMVDGIKTGHTPSGDYGMIASAHRDNRRVLVVINGLKTELARAYETKKLILYGFNKFDIQTIFHAGSTVGTIPIQKHAFVKLPVLVTQDVIVSHPKDFRHEVKAFISPKSDLDVPVKKGEEVGTLLVKSGTLSEYTVPVYALKGISKPCRICDHLMSLYHKVRSLFAPDQATT
- a CDS encoding M50 family metallopeptidase; translation: MSSLARAVGAFQEGSFYVASFLLVLSVVVFVHEYGHYLVAKLCRVKIETFSLGFGPELFGVTDGAGTRWKFSLVPVGGYVKMFGDALGSAMTETEKACALNEKPLWQRAAIAFAGPAANFLFSVLVFFILFGTRGVMTPVSVVGSVMPGSTAEIVGLSVGDRIVAVSGNQVTWFEEIRHFIAGSESDYITIDFVRDGKRHNITLGPDNWTNDSRKLGIAASTSPEDAKRRRLSVTRAATESVGCVYRIIKITLMAVVQLVTGTRSVDELGGPVRIAKHSGEAIRQQEGLRFVGLISANLGVINLLPLPMLDGGYVLQYALQGIFRRKTFDPRYCSIVMAVGFVLLVSLMVFVTFNDVKSILK
- a CDS encoding succinate dehydrogenase assembly factor 2; protein product: MSSASSVETRRRLFYRSAHRGCKEMDILLGAFAGNNLHLLRAEKLANYEVIVDLDDETLYSYIVGRVEVPDNIDRELIGLIADYARRK
- a CDS encoding OmpH family outer membrane protein; its protein translation is MILVLNSTSGHSVENGSRYLLFVDAERVYGEALVAKDIRAQVDRRRTEITGAFSRKGQELQKQEAELIKKKNILSTEAFEKKVAEFRAEVEKVNRDAEGKMSELELMYNNALGQVYEKIQQVTKSIAEDAGAGLVLFMARGQAPYVSDSADVTDKVLEILNKDMSRVSLGD
- the bamA gene encoding outer membrane protein assembly factor BamA; the protein is MRYFFVFMFWAGFCFNAVTGEAAPVTKIRVEGNERVDAGTVEFYAKTALPMEATEENIDAIIKQIHASTLFVTVDVTVEDDTLVISVKERPIVREVKVTGNSEFSNKDLENDLLRIRKLSVFSEGKLQRDIANLRALYHGRGFLNVHIDYMVKSAPQNTVDVIIKIKEGVAARIGNIRIVGNSAFSENVLRGILASRERVITDLMGYFSNRTRLHTERLLVDQSLLRDFYTSRGYLDFKVRSVVTELDPTKTRATIVFSVEEGKKYTFGKAFVDIDDNPAEKASVEKRLTGMLLMREGEVFNLALVEKTAALLTAYLKEKGNLFASVQNDFEVRDDVVDVKYKVVLGQSVYIRKVNIIGNTRTQDLVIRQKLTFSEGDIYSSFALHNTRRKLLNLDFFETVEMDTEKVTENTVDINIKVKERGTGSFDIGAGFAPASGLVGKISIKERNLLGTGKVVSFDLMRSMTGLSAALDLLTPNFLESDVSLGVGTFYNSHGAAGKKKLGGLYTQDSPFSSTNAGFSTRLTASVTDRVATSLQYYYKYHSVHNIGINASRYIKEQEGEHFDSSIGYGVIYSSLDSAYMPRSGVYARLNQSLSGIGGNLHYVKTEASSSHLYNVFKKIHPDLILKVKLTGGYVFAYKGQHVKIGQRFFIGSNEIRGFSSTGIGPRDSVTLEALGGKMYYSATAQFDFPVGLPENLGIRGSVFCDVASLYGLDYADTDGYKTSTLPRVSIGFGFSWRSPFGPIRVDFGFPLVMEKFDVRDTMRITTDTGI
- a CDS encoding protein-disulfide reductase DsbD family protein; translated protein: MNTELLNVFLLAFGGGALLNFMPCVFPILSLKIMSLVRQRTEGREGVVQDCLFYAAGVLLSMLCLTGALLVLRATGSFLGWGYQLQSPMLVTALLYITFLMGLSFSGWYEVHLGAFWRANPMGGRYVESFMAGVLSTVIGTPCAAPFMVSAVSVALLQPGWYSLFVFQFMGLGIVFPYLMFALVPGAVTLLPKPGKWTEYLKQFLAFPMYLTSVWLLHVLVSQKGVAVLFPALCSVVALVLLIWLLRCVAEVGKISQGVALLLTVAMLVFSSIYIGQSATENPSNIADPVDTQFSSANLQRLLDAGENVFVAVGAEWCLLCKTNEVLIGSEKVREVFRAYNVKYVQASWTKMDPEVTDYLRSVGYGSVPCYVLYVKGKRIKEQLPTQLLSDEKLVSFLVKNLEDR
- a CDS encoding gamma carbonic anhydrase family protein; its protein translation is MFQSYDGIAPRVDKTAFVASNASIIGDVVIGKNVSVWYGVVLRGDVDKIFVGEGTNIQDNTVVHTDSEHGKTAIGKFVTVGHGCILHACTVMDRAFVGMGSTVMDRSIMEEGSMLAAGSLLTRGKVIKSGELWAGRPAKLLRVMSEEEILHLQKSAESYIELSRKYLEPSV
- the odhB gene encoding 2-oxoglutarate dehydrogenase complex dihydrolipoyllysine-residue succinyltransferase, producing the protein MGESVEVKAENLGGESILEAPVRVLKKVGDVVTDEEVLFIVETDKSSLEIAAPVSGMIAELRVADEEIVTRGQVLAVITQQEAGATVPSAGHGSAGVGESRKEAPDGAEESPKESVEHKSAVSTQGLGTPSVSDFIAGMGSTPAGRALKKSCEARSDVNIRAEVSVTAPLGVAIVGGERRVKMSKIRQVIAARLKESQNTAAILTTFNEVDMSSVMALRAKYKDNFMKRYDVKLGFMSFFIKAVVLALAEIPVLNAEISGDEIIYKDYCNIGVAVGTDKGLVVPVIKGADSMSLAEMERALVDLSVKARSGKISVADMSGATFTITNGGVYGSLLSTPIINPPQSGILGMHAIQDRPVAIDGKVEIRPMMYLALSYDHRIVDGHGAVTFLVRVKQYVEDPSRMALGI
- the map gene encoding type I methionyl aminopeptidase, whose amino-acid sequence is MGRNVITRHSKEDFVHMRRAGVLAAQVLDYITPHVLPGVTTNALNDLCHDFIVSKGAIPAPLGYRGYPKSICTSKNFVVCHGIPDDVALKDGDIVNIDVTVILDGWHGDTSRMYWVGDNVSVKAKRVCEASYKAMWAAINRIRPGKQLNVIGLAIEEEISKYGYSIVTDYCGHGIGKEFHAPPNVVHYYDPDDDVIIEEGMFFTVEPMINSGKRHTVLDRKDGWTVSTKDFSLSAQFEHTLGVTSDGVEVFTVSPKNWNFPPYL
- the prmC gene encoding peptide chain release factor N(5)-glutamine methyltransferase — encoded protein: MGSTKLAVLLEEATSILGRVGAGTPILDATLIAGHVFSLSNIEIITNPDLVVREAKAKEFFEAIARRIAGVPVSHILHKREFWSMDFRVCSDVLDPRQDTETVISTAIDLYTNPGCRITIADLGTGTGCIIIALLSHYKNAVGVAYEKSARAYRVALQNLQKYDMARRVRLCRASWERCRGKFDLIVSNPPYIKRSKLAGLQPEVRCHEPIQALDGGVRGMEQYLQIFQVINRCLKRDGRAILEIGEDQKKIRTEALQWGLGFCGYVKDLAGRNRCVILKKQR